A portion of the Chlamydia avium 10DC88 genome contains these proteins:
- a CDS encoding transglutaminase family protein: MYRLVFVLLMIVIQAQGGERRTTSYKNLQEEHIEAFWNLDPYCLESLCACFSLHQDHQSYQRLASFFPELSTEEINILSRTILSSKNPQYRFSVQDIEVMKKLSLPGISLFCSREIQEIVPDEDLAQALILAEFPGEEDKVRHYTCYLDILALRAYVERKRYLDRENYVLGSEDYHRATIDALNTILFYEEEIRYPSKNEMFADEFSFLSSVADRKFGVCLGVSSLYLSLAQRLFLPLEPVTPPGHIYLRYGKGKINIETTAGGRHLPTEQYCDCISEKDLKIRSYQEIVGLTFINKGSFALQKQCYSDAGIAYEKAREYVNDREIEELLGIVKILNGEKKEGEALLKRSSCSKSIGEDYLRGNLDIATLKLLFMNPGTTYEEVLNYEISLKRALQKFPKCMGIYRRLASVAIHLGKIADGVALLEQCSQEEREDIALHLKLCKLFFERHDYVKAQRYFLIAQKLLDQEESNDKFFFTLYKEMRQKILSVAP, from the coding sequence ATGTATAGACTCGTTTTCGTTTTGCTAATGATTGTTATTCAAGCTCAAGGGGGTGAAAGAAGAACAACCTCTTATAAGAATTTACAAGAAGAACACATAGAGGCATTTTGGAATCTAGACCCCTATTGTTTGGAAAGCCTGTGTGCATGCTTTTCCTTACATCAGGATCACCAAAGCTATCAACGATTGGCGAGTTTTTTCCCAGAATTATCTACAGAAGAAATTAATATTTTATCTCGAACTATCCTGTCATCTAAAAATCCTCAGTATCGTTTCTCTGTTCAAGATATTGAAGTAATGAAGAAACTGTCCTTACCAGGAATTTCATTATTTTGTAGCAGAGAGATTCAAGAAATTGTCCCCGACGAAGATTTAGCACAAGCTCTAATACTAGCAGAATTTCCAGGGGAAGAGGATAAGGTACGACATTATACGTGTTATCTCGATATTCTAGCTTTACGTGCGTATGTTGAACGTAAAAGATATTTAGATAGGGAGAATTATGTTTTAGGATCCGAAGATTACCATAGAGCAACTATAGATGCTCTCAATACGATTTTATTTTATGAGGAAGAAATTCGCTATCCTTCAAAAAATGAAATGTTTGCGGATGAATTCTCTTTTCTTTCTTCTGTAGCGGATAGAAAGTTTGGTGTGTGCTTAGGAGTTTCTTCTTTATATTTGTCTTTAGCGCAACGTTTATTCCTTCCTTTAGAACCTGTTACTCCTCCGGGTCATATTTACCTACGCTATGGCAAGGGGAAAATCAATATTGAGACAACTGCTGGAGGCAGGCATTTACCCACAGAACAATATTGCGATTGTATCAGTGAAAAAGATCTCAAGATTCGTTCGTATCAAGAGATCGTAGGTTTAACTTTTATTAATAAAGGTTCCTTCGCTTTACAAAAACAATGTTATTCTGATGCAGGTATTGCTTATGAAAAAGCAAGAGAATATGTCAATGATAGGGAGATAGAAGAGTTACTTGGAATAGTCAAAATTTTAAACGGAGAAAAAAAAGAAGGGGAAGCTCTTCTTAAACGATCTTCTTGTTCTAAATCTATAGGGGAAGACTATCTTCGAGGTAATTTAGACATAGCGACTTTGAAATTACTATTCATGAATCCTGGTACTACATATGAAGAAGTTTTAAATTATGAAATATCCTTAAAAAGAGCTTTACAAAAGTTCCCAAAATGCATGGGGATTTATCGTAGACTAGCTTCTGTGGCTATTCATCTAGGGAAAATAGCTGACGGGGTCGCCCTTTTGGAACAGTGTTCACAAGAGGAACGAGAAGACATTGCCTTACACTTGAAACTTTGCAAGCTTTTTTTTGAACGACATGATTATGTTAAGGCTCAACGTTATTTTTTAATTGCTCAAAAACTCCTGGATCAGGAGGAATCTAATGATAAATTTTTTTTTACTTTATACAAAGAAATGAGACAGAAAATCCTGTCCGTAGCTCCTTAA
- a CDS encoding ATP-dependent Clp protease ATP-binding subunit, giving the protein MDKISDAVSEALEKAFELAKSLKNPYVSENHFLKCLLENTESLFYLIIKDIQSNPKLLISAIDEALTREPTIVDGGNLPKPSPGLQSLILDAKNIAKDLGDEYLSGDHVLLAFWNSSKEPFASWKKTIKMSSEDLKNLIIKLRRGHRMDSPSSESTLHGLEKFCKNLTSLAKEGKLDPVIGRDEEIRRTIQVLSRRTKNNPMLIGEPGVGKTAIAEGLALRIIQGDVPDSLKGKQLYVLDMGALIAGAKYRGEFEERLKSVLKDVEAAENESILFIDEVHTLVGAGATDGAMDAANLLKPALARGTLHCIGATTLNEYQKYIEKDAALERRFQPIFVTEPSLEDAVFILRGLREKYEIFHGVRITEGALNAAVLLSYRYIADRFLPDKAIDLIDEAASLIRMQIGSLPLPIDEKERELAALIVKQQAINREKVPSYQEEAATIQTSIDKLEDELKVLRAQWDEEKKLIAGLKEKKNSLENMKFSEEEAERIADYNRVAELRYSLIPALEEEIRQDEETLNQRDNRLLQEEVDERLIAQVVANWTGIPVQKMLEGEAEKLLALEESLEERVVGQPFAIAAVCDSIRAARVGLSDPQRPLGVFLFLGPTGVGKTELAKALADLLFNKEEAMIRFDMTEYMEKHSVAKLIGSPPGYVGYEEGGSLSEAIRRRPYSVVLFDEIEKADKEVFNILLQIFDEGILTDSKKRKVNCKNSLFIMTSNIGSHELAEYCSKKGSDVNKDKVLSVVSPILKKYFTPEFINRIDDILPFVPLNTEDIVKIVGIQMRRVAQRLAEKRVTLTWDDSVILYLSEQGYDSTFGARPLKRLIQQKVVTLLSKALLKGDILPDSSIELTMFKDVLIFKKNK; this is encoded by the coding sequence ATGGATAAGATTTCAGATGCTGTAAGTGAGGCTCTTGAAAAAGCTTTTGAACTTGCTAAGTCATTAAAAAATCCTTATGTAAGCGAAAATCATTTTCTAAAATGTCTATTAGAAAATACAGAATCGCTGTTTTATTTAATTATCAAGGATATACAAAGTAATCCCAAACTTCTCATTTCTGCAATAGATGAGGCTCTAACTCGCGAACCTACAATTGTGGATGGGGGGAACTTACCTAAACCTTCTCCTGGGTTGCAGAGTCTGATTTTAGATGCTAAGAATATTGCTAAAGACTTAGGGGATGAATATTTATCTGGAGACCATGTACTTTTAGCTTTTTGGAATTCCAGTAAGGAGCCTTTTGCCTCATGGAAAAAGACTATAAAAATGTCTTCGGAAGATCTAAAAAATTTAATTATTAAGTTGCGTCGTGGTCATCGTATGGATTCTCCAAGCTCTGAAAGCACTCTACATGGTTTAGAAAAATTTTGTAAAAACTTAACGTCATTAGCAAAAGAGGGGAAGTTAGATCCTGTTATTGGCAGGGATGAAGAAATTCGCCGTACTATTCAAGTTTTATCACGTAGGACAAAAAATAATCCTATGCTTATAGGGGAACCTGGAGTTGGGAAAACCGCAATCGCTGAAGGATTAGCTTTACGTATTATTCAGGGAGATGTTCCCGATAGTTTAAAAGGGAAACAGCTTTATGTTTTAGATATGGGTGCTTTGATTGCAGGAGCAAAGTATCGTGGAGAATTTGAAGAAAGACTGAAAAGTGTTCTTAAAGACGTAGAAGCCGCTGAAAATGAAAGTATTTTATTTATTGATGAAGTACACACTCTTGTTGGCGCTGGAGCCACAGACGGTGCTATGGATGCTGCTAATTTGTTAAAGCCTGCATTAGCTAGAGGAACCCTCCATTGCATAGGAGCCACAACTTTAAATGAATATCAAAAATATATTGAAAAAGATGCTGCTTTAGAAAGGCGTTTCCAGCCGATTTTTGTTACGGAGCCTTCTTTAGAAGATGCTGTATTTATTCTTCGTGGTCTTCGAGAGAAATATGAGATCTTTCATGGAGTTCGTATTACCGAAGGCGCTTTAAACGCAGCAGTTTTACTCTCTTATCGTTATATTGCCGATCGCTTTCTTCCTGATAAAGCTATTGATTTAATTGATGAGGCAGCAAGTTTAATTCGCATGCAGATAGGAAGCCTACCTCTACCTATTGATGAGAAAGAAAGAGAACTTGCGGCATTGATTGTTAAACAGCAAGCAATCAATCGTGAGAAAGTTCCATCATATCAGGAGGAGGCAGCTACTATACAAACCTCTATAGATAAACTTGAAGATGAGCTCAAAGTATTACGTGCACAGTGGGATGAAGAGAAAAAGCTCATAGCTGGACTTAAGGAAAAGAAAAATTCCTTAGAAAATATGAAATTTTCAGAGGAAGAAGCTGAGCGCATAGCTGATTATAATCGCGTTGCAGAACTTCGCTATAGCTTGATACCTGCTCTTGAAGAAGAAATTCGTCAAGATGAAGAAACTTTAAATCAAAGAGATAATCGTCTTCTTCAGGAAGAAGTAGATGAACGTTTGATTGCTCAGGTAGTTGCAAATTGGACAGGAATCCCTGTGCAAAAAATGTTAGAAGGGGAAGCTGAAAAACTACTAGCTCTAGAGGAGTCTTTAGAAGAGCGTGTTGTTGGACAACCTTTTGCTATTGCTGCTGTTTGTGATTCTATACGTGCAGCACGTGTGGGTCTCAGTGATCCTCAGCGTCCACTGGGGGTATTTTTATTTTTAGGACCCACAGGGGTGGGGAAAACAGAACTCGCTAAGGCGCTTGCAGATCTTTTATTTAATAAAGAAGAAGCAATGATACGCTTTGATATGACAGAGTATATGGAAAAGCATTCTGTAGCAAAGTTAATAGGGTCGCCTCCAGGCTATGTAGGTTACGAAGAAGGAGGGAGTCTTTCTGAAGCTATAAGACGACGACCTTATTCTGTAGTGCTCTTCGATGAAATCGAAAAAGCAGATAAAGAAGTTTTCAATATTCTTTTACAAATTTTTGATGAAGGGATTCTTACAGACAGTAAGAAACGAAAAGTAAATTGTAAAAACTCTTTATTTATTATGACTTCAAACATTGGTTCTCATGAGCTTGCAGAATATTGTAGTAAGAAGGGAAGTGATGTTAATAAAGATAAGGTGCTATCTGTAGTATCTCCTATTTTGAAAAAATATTTCACTCCAGAGTTTATCAATCGTATTGATGATATTTTGCCTTTCGTACCTTTAAATACTGAAGATATTGTAAAAATTGTCGGTATTCAGATGCGTAGAGTAGCTCAACGATTAGCAGAAAAACGTGTTACATTGACATGGGATGACTCTGTAATTTTGTATTTAAGTGAACAGGGGTATGATAGTACTTTTGGAGCACGTCCTCTGAAACGCTTGATTCAGCAGAAAGTAGTTACTCTTTTGTCTAAGGCTTTGCTGAAAGGAGATATCCTCCCAGACTCTTCTATAGAGCTTACTATGTTTAAAGATGTCCTAATTTTCAAAAAAAATAAATGA
- a CDS encoding ABC transporter ATP-binding protein, producing MKEPWIIVDSIDKSYCDSEGQKYQVLHGVSLQVFPDEFLVILGKSGTGKSVLLRHIIGLEIPDSGEVRYSEALTHKGRLRELTIGMVFQGGALFDFLSVRDNVAFGLHAYNERHKTLSVQEIDEKVNQALANVGLEYVADFMPNKLSGGMVKRVALARSLVYSPKLVLYDEPTAGLDPVTSREMTLLISRVRKEQGIGGVIITHDITLALSLADRIAIHDRGTISRIYTREEFVQTEDPLAKQFLLEHL from the coding sequence GTGAAAGAGCCTTGGATTATTGTGGACAGTATTGATAAAAGTTACTGTGATTCTGAAGGACAAAAATATCAAGTGTTACATGGAGTCTCTTTACAGGTATTTCCCGATGAATTTTTAGTGATTTTAGGGAAATCAGGAACAGGAAAAAGTGTATTACTTCGTCATATTATAGGCTTAGAAATTCCTGATTCTGGAGAGGTGAGATATTCAGAAGCTTTGACACACAAAGGTCGTTTAAGAGAGCTAACTATTGGCATGGTATTTCAGGGAGGAGCTCTTTTTGACTTTCTTTCTGTACGCGATAATGTAGCTTTTGGCCTCCATGCATATAATGAGCGTCATAAAACATTGTCTGTTCAAGAAATTGATGAGAAAGTCAATCAGGCTTTAGCAAACGTTGGTTTAGAATATGTTGCGGATTTTATGCCTAATAAGCTTTCTGGAGGAATGGTGAAACGTGTTGCTTTAGCACGCTCTTTAGTTTACTCTCCAAAACTTGTTCTTTATGATGAGCCTACTGCAGGTTTAGATCCTGTAACGAGTAGAGAAATGACTTTATTAATTTCTCGTGTGCGTAAAGAACAGGGAATTGGAGGAGTGATTATTACTCATGATATTACCTTAGCTCTTTCTCTTGCTGATCGTATTGCTATTCATGATCGGGGAACAATATCTCGTATTTATACTAGAGAGGAATTCGTTCAAACTGAGGATCCCTTGGCTAAGCAATTTTTATTGGAACATTTGTAG
- a CDS encoding MlaE family ABC transporter permease — protein sequence MKKRSTLRFFQMLCVFPLELGRWLRFIFSVVKSFSYRQRLLHSVSIQGYLIGVASLPVVILTGAVTGIVLALQSYYQLGVHGLSCAIGFFVVKSILVEIGPVLTALALSGRVGGAISAFLGTVRMTEQVSAMETLGVNPLAYFALPRIIAGIISMPALVIVAVWSGIYCGYLLCRYAFHISFQVYLCMVSGHVFMSDVLMVVIKSVVFGFIITSLACYQGLGKHSRVTDITKITTSGVVTSYVSILFANCFITTIFHVFGC from the coding sequence ATGAAAAAAAGAAGCACTTTACGTTTTTTCCAGATGCTTTGTGTATTCCCATTAGAACTAGGTAGATGGCTAAGATTTATTTTTTCTGTTGTGAAGAGTTTTTCATATAGGCAGAGATTACTGCATTCTGTGAGTATTCAAGGGTATTTGATAGGAGTAGCTTCTTTGCCTGTGGTTATACTTACAGGAGCAGTTACGGGTATTGTTTTAGCTTTACAGTCATACTACCAATTAGGAGTGCATGGCTTGTCCTGCGCTATAGGTTTTTTTGTTGTTAAAAGCATATTAGTGGAAATAGGGCCTGTACTCACAGCTCTTGCTCTTTCAGGAAGAGTGGGTGGGGCTATTTCCGCGTTTTTAGGAACAGTACGTATGACAGAGCAGGTTAGTGCTATGGAGACTTTAGGAGTGAATCCTTTAGCTTATTTTGCTTTACCTCGTATTATTGCTGGTATAATTTCTATGCCTGCACTAGTTATCGTTGCAGTATGGTCAGGAATCTATTGTGGATATTTGTTGTGTAGATATGCTTTTCATATCTCTTTTCAGGTATATTTATGTATGGTTTCTGGGCATGTGTTTATGTCTGATGTTCTTATGGTAGTTATCAAATCTGTAGTGTTTGGTTTTATCATTACGTCATTAGCATGTTATCAGGGTTTAGGAAAGCATTCTCGTGTTACAGATATTACAAAAATAACAACATCTGGGGTAGTTACCTCTTATGTTTCCATCTTATTTGCAAATTGTTTTATTACTACCATATTTCATGTATTTGGTTGTTAG
- a CDS encoding glutamate-1-semialdehyde 2,1-aminomutase produces the protein MPILDKMVMTYSEACKYFPGGVNSPVRACRVVGIEPPIVSKAYRDVFTDSQGKDYIDFCNSWGSLIHGHSHLQIIETISHYSSLGISYGLTSEHEIAFASTLLSVLGYEEHKVRFVSSGTEATMTAVRLACGITARSVIIKFSGCYHGHADVLLSGISINEENISSLISIIDTYRSSRHYLPLTLILPYNDLPLFHEVMNLIGDLVACVIFEPVCANMGVILPVPGFLEGILATCRRFSSLSIVDEVVTGFRLGLRGACEKFSLVPDITVYGKILGGGMAVASLVAHQQILDHLQPSGSVFQAGTLSGNPIAMAVGKASIGLCSVPGFYDALNTLALEFFSPIQAEILSRGFPVSLVYAGSMFTFFFSETPPNSFSEAQQSDISRFGKFYRQAFSRGVYLSPSPLEASFLSSIHSRENLTYTQNVLIDSLSDCF, from the coding sequence ATGCCTATTTTAGATAAGATGGTAATGACGTATTCTGAGGCATGTAAGTATTTTCCTGGAGGTGTAAATTCTCCTGTGCGTGCTTGTAGAGTGGTAGGCATTGAGCCTCCCATTGTTTCTAAAGCTTATCGCGATGTTTTTACAGATAGTCAGGGAAAGGATTATATTGATTTTTGCAATTCTTGGGGTTCTTTGATTCATGGGCATAGTCATCTGCAGATTATAGAAACAATTTCTCATTATTCTTCTTTAGGAATTTCGTATGGTTTGACTTCAGAACATGAAATTGCTTTTGCATCGACACTTCTTTCTGTTTTGGGTTATGAGGAGCACAAGGTACGTTTTGTTTCTTCAGGGACAGAAGCAACTATGACTGCCGTGCGTCTTGCTTGTGGAATTACCGCTAGGTCAGTGATTATAAAGTTTTCAGGATGTTATCACGGGCATGCGGATGTCCTATTGTCAGGAATTAGTATCAATGAAGAAAACATTTCTTCCTTAATTTCTATTATAGATACCTATAGATCTTCCCGACACTATCTGCCTTTGACGTTAATTTTACCTTATAATGATCTACCCTTATTTCATGAGGTTATGAATCTCATTGGTGATCTTGTTGCGTGTGTTATTTTTGAGCCAGTTTGTGCGAATATGGGAGTTATTCTTCCTGTACCGGGATTTTTAGAGGGCATATTGGCTACTTGTCGGAGGTTTTCTTCTTTATCTATAGTTGACGAAGTTGTTACAGGATTTCGCCTTGGATTAAGAGGAGCTTGTGAGAAGTTTTCTCTCGTTCCTGATATTACTGTATATGGAAAAATCTTGGGTGGCGGCATGGCTGTTGCTTCTCTAGTTGCACATCAACAAATTTTAGATCATTTGCAACCTTCGGGTAGTGTTTTTCAGGCAGGTACATTATCAGGAAATCCTATAGCTATGGCAGTAGGAAAAGCTTCTATAGGATTATGTAGTGTCCCTGGATTTTATGATGCATTAAATACTCTTGCTCTGGAGTTTTTTTCTCCTATACAAGCGGAAATCTTATCAAGAGGTTTTCCTGTGTCTTTAGTGTATGCGGGGTCAATGTTTACCTTTTTCTTTAGTGAGACGCCTCCGAATAGTTTTAGTGAAGCTCAGCAGAGCGATATTTCGAGATTTGGAAAGTTTTACCGTCAAGCATTCTCTCGTGGGGTATATTTATCTCCTTCTCCTTTAGAAGCGAGTTTTTTGTCTTCTATCCATAGTCGGGAAAATCTAACCTATACGCAAAATGTTCTTATTGATAGTTTAAGTGATTGTTTTTGA
- a CDS encoding YqgE/AlgH family protein — MKKIPYAILEKGSLLLASPDIDQGVFSRSVILLCEHNLNGSFGLILNKTLELEISSDVFSIDRGSQENIRFCMGGPLQANQMMLLHSCSEIPEQTLEICPSVYLGGDLAFLQDIASNEGGPRVYLCFGYSGWHAGQLEREFLDGNWFLAPASYEYVFSEDPENLWSKILRDLGGRYASLATVPENLLLN; from the coding sequence ATGAAAAAAATTCCTTATGCGATTTTAGAAAAAGGTTCTTTATTGTTAGCTTCTCCAGATATAGATCAAGGAGTTTTTTCTCGTAGTGTGATTTTACTTTGTGAGCATAATTTGAATGGATCTTTTGGGTTGATTCTGAATAAAACATTAGAGTTAGAGATTTCTAGTGATGTTTTTTCTATTGATAGGGGGAGCCAAGAGAATATTCGTTTTTGCATGGGTGGTCCTCTTCAAGCTAATCAGATGATGTTGCTGCATTCTTGTTCCGAGATTCCGGAGCAAACTTTAGAAATTTGTCCTTCTGTATATTTGGGGGGTGATCTCGCATTTTTGCAAGATATAGCTTCTAATGAAGGAGGACCTCGTGTGTATTTATGTTTTGGATATAGTGGTTGGCATGCAGGACAGTTGGAAAGAGAGTTTTTAGATGGTAATTGGTTTCTAGCCCCTGCAAGTTATGAATATGTATTTTCTGAAGATCCTGAAAATCTTTGGTCTAAGATTCTTAGAGATCTTGGAGGTCGCTATGCTTCATTAGCTACGGTTCCTGAAAATCTTTTATTAAATTGA
- a CDS encoding bifunctional nuclease family protein, which yields MNRDKELVQDSHLILLSFYKLVSFCHYAGIILGTEEKKFAVYGNVSMGTAFHKFESNAMPCPRPLTHDLLNFVFSGFDIQVVRVVINDYKDNVFYTRMFLEQKRGDLIYILDVDARPSDSIPFALEHKVPILCIKSVFDDTVPYQE from the coding sequence ATGAATAGAGACAAAGAGTTAGTGCAAGATTCTCATTTAATTTTGCTCAGTTTTTATAAGTTAGTTAGTTTTTGTCACTATGCTGGGATTATTTTAGGCACAGAAGAAAAAAAATTTGCTGTATATGGCAATGTATCCATGGGTACAGCATTTCATAAATTTGAATCCAATGCGATGCCCTGTCCTCGTCCACTTACTCATGACTTATTGAATTTTGTTTTTTCTGGTTTTGATATTCAAGTAGTACGTGTTGTAATCAATGACTACAAGGATAATGTATTTTATACGCGAATGTTTTTAGAGCAAAAACGAGGTGACTTGATTTATATTCTAGATGTTGATGCTCGCCCTAGTGATAGTATTCCTTTTGCATTGGAGCATAAGGTCCCTATTCTTTGTATAAAGTCAGTTTTTGATGACACGGTTCCTTATCAGGAGTGA
- the rpiA gene encoding ribose 5-phosphate isomerase A translates to MSMSCEDPYLNIKKCLAREAATLVMSGMVIGLGSGSTSKEFIYAVAERRNCEKLDIHAVASSKDSYCLASSLGIPIVNDEEFTELDLVVDGADEVDQQLRMIKGGGGAVFREKILLQAGKRRIILVDESKNVDVLGNFGVPVEISPFGKAAIIHSLKDQGYLGNLRKGSDGNLFITNNGNYIYDIHTPNFYPHPEESLLQLLQIHGIIEVGFVIANVEVWLGHANGQITKKNTGTL, encoded by the coding sequence ATGTCGATGTCTTGTGAAGATCCTTACTTAAATATAAAAAAATGTTTAGCTCGTGAAGCTGCTACCTTAGTGATGTCTGGTATGGTAATTGGATTGGGGAGTGGTTCGACATCTAAAGAATTTATCTATGCGGTTGCTGAAAGGAGAAATTGTGAGAAGTTAGACATTCATGCTGTTGCTTCTTCAAAAGATTCTTATTGTTTGGCTTCTAGTTTAGGTATTCCCATAGTGAATGATGAAGAGTTTACAGAATTAGATCTTGTAGTAGATGGCGCTGATGAAGTTGATCAACAGTTGCGGATGATCAAAGGTGGTGGTGGAGCCGTTTTCCGTGAGAAGATTTTACTTCAGGCCGGTAAGCGGCGCATTATTCTTGTAGATGAAAGTAAGAACGTAGATGTTTTGGGGAATTTTGGGGTCCCAGTAGAGATTAGTCCTTTTGGTAAAGCAGCAATTATTCATAGTCTCAAAGATCAAGGGTATCTTGGTAATTTGAGAAAAGGCTCGGATGGTAATCTATTTATCACGAACAACGGGAACTATATTTATGACATTCATACGCCAAATTTCTATCCTCATCCCGAGGAGTCTCTTTTACAATTGTTACAAATTCATGGCATTATTGAAGTCGGGTTTGTTATAGCAAATGTTGAAGTATGGTTGGGTCATGCTAACGGTCAGATTACCAAAAAGAATACCGGAACATTATGA
- a CDS encoding DUF1389 domain-containing protein produces MDPVSVSGSTSPGSPALSPERSGVSFRLKVVAGLVSALIAISFAIALALGALSFPLGIPIISVFGLLSFLMLSLICVQKVKKVKKVAVPVAVPVAVPEVTMRRAPEIPAGCLLVIRGKYPTIIHSLCVDQSLTIQELRQVLPVLKDESKLDSLSPELYQKLQLFGLDLLLRECRYRKLPPLDEVLTESCFLYFLKRFIELGPKDVPITEGLEPEIYWTSPVGLCSTAYVAFGKLGWLLVNSLDKKEFSLLSDAAKRNNFDYVKDVVESIRERVEKLMETYSDVLSPEDVMGIRYVFNFNKVLYFFLHGMNWDQVKLLRSVPFEMACTFSKFDDAASIRHTAWMLIMGNVYPLLDESSPQYDPGIALLTYEELSKEMESMPLEATMNITKMDILLQLLSKHSLCDNTLLNEQDQHIRSNVSSRWRLFDYDKDGNRTKRKAHK; encoded by the coding sequence ATGGATCCTGTTAGTGTCAGTGGCTCAACAAGTCCTGGCTCTCCTGCCTTATCGCCAGAGAGATCAGGTGTGAGTTTTCGTCTTAAAGTTGTTGCAGGATTGGTTAGCGCACTTATTGCAATTTCATTTGCCATAGCCTTAGCACTAGGGGCCCTATCTTTTCCTCTAGGTATTCCGATAATTTCAGTATTTGGTCTTCTTTCTTTCTTGATGTTGTCCTTGATTTGTGTGCAAAAGGTTAAGAAAGTTAAAAAGGTTGCTGTTCCTGTTGCTGTTCCTGTTGCTGTTCCTGAAGTTACTATGCGTCGTGCTCCTGAGATTCCTGCGGGTTGTTTGCTTGTGATTCGAGGGAAGTACCCAACGATTATTCATAGTTTATGTGTGGATCAGTCCTTGACCATTCAAGAGTTGCGTCAGGTTTTACCTGTTTTAAAGGATGAATCGAAATTAGATAGTCTATCTCCAGAACTATATCAAAAATTACAATTGTTTGGTCTAGATTTGTTGCTAAGGGAGTGTCGATATAGAAAGCTTCCTCCTTTAGATGAAGTATTGACTGAGTCATGTTTTCTATATTTCTTGAAGAGGTTCATTGAACTAGGTCCTAAGGATGTTCCTATTACTGAAGGTCTTGAGCCTGAAATTTATTGGACGAGCCCAGTAGGTTTGTGTTCGACAGCTTATGTAGCTTTTGGAAAATTAGGCTGGTTGCTTGTTAATTCACTTGATAAAAAGGAATTCTCACTACTAAGTGATGCTGCAAAACGGAATAATTTTGATTATGTAAAGGATGTCGTTGAGAGTATACGTGAGCGTGTTGAGAAATTAATGGAAACATATTCTGATGTTTTAAGCCCAGAAGATGTCATGGGTATTAGATATGTCTTCAATTTCAATAAAGTGTTGTACTTCTTCTTACATGGTATGAATTGGGATCAGGTGAAGTTATTAAGAAGCGTGCCCTTCGAAATGGCATGTACATTTTCAAAATTTGATGATGCTGCGAGCATTAGGCATACTGCTTGGATGCTTATCATGGGTAATGTTTACCCACTTCTTGATGAATCTTCTCCTCAATATGATCCTGGTATAGCATTACTTACTTATGAAGAGTTATCAAAAGAAATGGAAAGCATGCCGTTAGAAGCTACTATGAATATTACAAAAATGGATATTTTACTTCAGTTGCTGAGCAAGCATTCTCTTTGTGATAACACTTTATTAAATGAACAAGATCAGCACATCCGTTCAAATGTCTCGAGTAGATGGAGACTGTTTGATTATGATAAAGATGGAAACAGAACAAAAAGAAAAGCACACAAATGA
- a CDS encoding DUF1389 domain-containing protein, protein MHRALGIPGSYLRVIREKCPRVIHSLCMDQRLTIQELRQVVSVLGDKLSIDHLTANIPPEFV, encoded by the coding sequence ATGCATCGTGCTCTTGGGATTCCTGGAAGTTATTTGCGTGTGATTCGAGAGAAGTGCCCAAGGGTTATTCATAGTTTATGTATGGATCAACGCCTAACCATTCAAGAGTTGCGTCAGGTTGTATCCGTTTTAGGGGATAAGTTAAGTATAGATCATCTAACTGCAAATATCCCCCCTGAGTTTGTATAA